The Candidatus Dependentiae bacterium genomic interval AAGAAGCTCAAAAAGTCTTTGATAAAGCAATAACAGCAAGCGATATGGCTGCAGCGCTCACTCAAGCACAAGCAACCTTACAACGAGTTCAGGATGCACAAAAATTAACCATGACGACCAATGATGATATGAAAAAAACCGCTAGCGATGCACTCATGCGTGCTACCGTTCTTGTACAAAATGCGCAAAGCAAATTAGATCAACTAAAAAACGATGAGCAGAAGATATCACAAGAAGCGACTACAGCAGCTCAAACGGCAATAACTCAAGCACAAACCGCCCAAGCTGCTGCCAAAAAGGTCTTAGATGCTGCCACTACACAAGATGCTCTTACAGCAGCCTTGGAGCAAGCCCAAACTGCATTAAATAAGGCTCAAGATGCCCAAAATGCGGCTTACAAAACGAATGATGCTGCCCTCCACAACACTCTTATCGCACAAGCTCAAAATATAGTAGGCGACGCATCCTACACACAAGCACAAGCGCTGCTTAAACTCAGACAATTAATCGGTGACCAAACAGCGATAACTCAAACTCAAAAAAATGTAGATACGGCACGAACAGCCGTGGACGCAGCTCATACACTCGAGCAACTAGAACCAGCACTTGAAAAAGCATTCCAAGCATTTAGATCAGCCGAAATCAATCAAGACTATTATGCAGCTAGCACCGTTAATGACACTCTTAAAGCAGCCGCTCAAAGAGCCCTAGCCGACGCAACGCCACTAGTCAAAATAGCGCAAGATAAATATACTGCCCTCGTCGCTATTCAAAGCAGCATGGCTAAAAATCAACAAACACGAGATGCTGTTAGTGCAGGAATAACCCAAGATGACAACAGAAGCGCACTCAAAAAAGCAGAAAGTGCGCTCATAGAAGCTAAAAACGCCAAGGCATTAGTCGATGCTATTCAAGATGATACCATCAAAGCTTCAGCACAAAATCTGATGAGCTATGCAGCAGAAACAGTAAGTATGGCTCAAGAAAAAATTTATTTCTTCATGAAGCAAGCCATGGACCGCGCCTACTCATATTTAAATATCGCTTCAGAACGCCTTGCTGCCAGCACAACTCCGCAATACATTATGGAGCAAGTCTATCCTATGGGGCAAGCTGTTTACACCGAAATAATCAATGCTAAAGATCTTGGTGAGTTGCTGGGTGGCGATGCTACACAAGCATACCAAGCATTAATTAATACGATGAAAGAACTACAACAAAAAACTGACGCAACCTATATCGCCCTAAAAACTGCTCAAGATCAAGCAATCATGGCGCATAATGCTTCTACAGGCGAAGGACTTTATCCAGATGCTCCATTAGGAGACTTGGTAGATACGCCATTTATTCCAAATGTGAGTACGCTCTTTGATATGCGTGTCTTTTTTGGAGATAAACCTTTGCCATTTCAAAGAAAAGATAAGCATATATAATTCAGAGTAAGCAAATCTGAAAGCTGCTCCTATGGAAATTATCTTTGATGATCAGTAATTGTTTCTACCATAAGTAATTCTGCATATTCCTCAAACAACTCTCTAAAGGTGCGGGTACGTGCCAAATCGCCCACCGTATGACCATTTTTGTTTTTAAGCGTACAATCGACTGCGCTACCTTTTTGCAACAATGCACAAGCTGAAAAGTACTTCCGTTCAGACACGGCAACCATAATAGCTGAATTACCATCATGATTTTGGTGATTAATAGCAGCATTTTTTCCAAGCAAAAATTCTATGCATTTAGAATCATTCTTCTCTGCAGCAAGAATAAGGGGAGTATTTCCACTCTCATCCTTAACATTGGGATCTGCTTTTGCACGAAGTAATCGGCGCATGTCTCGGTAATCTTTTTTTAGCACCGCCGCAGGAAAATTTCTATTGGCATGCGCCTGCATTGCTTGCGTAAGAACAGTTAAATCTTTCGATTTCGCCTCCGATTCCATAGCTCTTAAGCAAGAAAAACTACACAACGCTATCACCGCTACAGATTGCAAAAAATAAGCATTCATAGCAGAGCCCTTTTATTAGATCTAAAAAAACTAGTTAGATTTTTGAAGTAGAGTAATAATAGCAGGATCTTTGGCAAGATCTAATGCTGTTTTTCCTTTGTCTGTTTTTGCTGCGGGATTAGCGCCGGCTTTAAGTAAACGCTTTACTGCAGCAACATGGCCATATTCAGCGGCATTCATAAGTGCTGTTTCTCCATACTTATTCACACATGCAACACAAGCATCTGCTTTCAGTAATGCGTCAACAATGTATGCATCACCGATATATCCGGCTTTAACAAGCGCTGAGCATCCGTACGCATCAACGGCGTTAACATCAGCCCCTTGTTCAATCAAAAAGTCAACTGCTTCATGATGTTTTTTTAAAGCTGCCAACATGAGTGCTGTGCGGTTATCTTCTTTGGCTTTACGAGCTTCAAGAGAGGCGCCAGCCTTCAGGGCCTTACGCATGGCTTTAACATCACCTAATTCAGCCGCTTTGAGTAATCTCACATCGGCACTATCTTTTGTTTTTTTCTTGTACTCAGAACGAGCTATTGATTCATGCGCTACACACGAAGATAGCAATAATCCCACAACAAGCATTCTACGAACCATATTCTTCATATATACCCTTTCCCAAGATTAATAAAATTCTTCTTTAGGAAATTGTATATGATTATCAGTGACAGTTGCAATAAGAATGACATGTAATTTAAAAATGTTGATTACGTTGGCCCAGAAGACGCCTTGAAGCGATCTTTTTATTTTGTTGCATTCATTGATTCTGTCGCCATAGAATCTGCAGCAACGCCAGTCGGTGAAACCGGAGTATCATCTATTCCACTCATTAAATCATTTATTCTTGTGCGAGAGCTTGGCCGATAAGGTTTATGTCTAATTTTTGAAAAAGTAGCACCCAACTTAGAAACTTCATGATTATTAGACGGCTTGATTTTATGCTGAGCAAGCATAGCCTTAATGATTATTTGTTCCTGCTGCTCATGCGTTTCTTGATTTACAGATTGCTCCTCTTTAATGACCTCTAATGAAGGCGCATCTTTTTTGTTCTCTTGCATGCCATCAACAGAGCAAGTCGCTGAAATTAATACTACAAAAATAAAATTTTTCATAAGAATCCTTTAATAACTGGGTATAGTTATAATTTTATTCTAAGTCAATCCTAGCAAAACGCCTATGTTAATGCGCTTGTTTTTGCTATAATGTAAAAAAACCCCTTTAACCGTATGATAATAACCATGACCCAATTTTCATTTAAAATTCTTCATAAATCATCCAAATCTCGTGCTCGAGTAGGTATAATCAACACACCTCACGGTATCATCGAGACGCCTGGTTTTGTGGCAGTAGGAACCAATGCTACCCTGAAGGCCGTTGACAGCACTATGGTTGAGTCTTTAGGCTTACAACTCATGTTTTGTAATACTTACCATTTAATTTTGCAACCAGGCCCTAACACCATTAAAAAAGCTGGCGGCTTGCACAAATTTATAAAACGCAGTGGCCCCATTATTACCGATTCTGGTGGATTCCAGGTATTCAGCTTGGCCTACGGCACCGTCAACGATGAACTCAAAAGCAAAGGACAAAAAAAACATGACGGCTCGGTGATAAAAATTAACGAAGACGGTGTGTTATTCCGGTCATATCGCAATGGTGATGCCGTACTATTAACTCCCGAATCTTCAGTTCAAGCACAAAAGGATCTTGGTGCGGACATTATTATTCCCCTTGATGAACTCCCGCCCTACCACATCGATCCACGCAAACTGGTAGAATCATTGCATCGTACCCACCGCTGGGAAACTCGCTCACTCAACACACACCTTGCCAACCCCAATAATCAGGCAATGTATGCCGTAATTCATGGTGGCATTGACCCGGCATTGCGCAGCAAAAGTTGCGAATATCTGACCAAATTAGAATTTGATGGCTTTGCTGTTGGTGGCAGTTTAGGAAAAACACGCGAAGATATGTTCACTATGCTTGCGCACACCATGCCACAACTCCCTACCGATAAACCAAATCATTTGCTTGGCATTGGCGATCTATTATCGCTCGAGCAGTGCATTAAGGAAGGGGTCGACACATTTGACAGCTCACACCCAACCCGTTGCGCTCGCCATGGTTTGGTGTTCACCAAACGCGGCAATCTAAAAATTTTAAACAGTGGCAACAAAGAACTGTTCAGACCAATCGAAGATGATTGCACCTGCATGGTCTGCCAAAATTACACCGTTGCCTATATTCACCATCTTTTTAAAGCAAAAGAAATGGTGGCTTATAGCCTTGCAACCATTCACAATTTACATTTTATGATTCAATTAATGGCGGACTATCGCCGCAAAATTCTCGAAGGAGAACTCTAGACTATGAAACAGATCATATCCATTGAAAACATGGAAATTAAGTCAGTAGCAGCACTAAAAGACAGCAAAGAACGTTATGCACAAGGCAAATTCATTGCCGAAGGTATTCGCACTGTTTCAACCATGGTGCAAAAGGGCATGCTGCCGTTTATGCTCTATGCTACAGAAAAACTAATGCCACAAGCGCAGGAACTTGTGGCCGATGATCACATCACCCTTGTGTCAGAACAAGTGCTCAAAAAAATCAGCCAAACAACCTCCCCTAGTGGCATATTGGCCGTTTTTGCCATTCCAAAAGCATTAGCTCCGCACACGATTACCCCAGGCTTGGTTCTTGCAAATATTTCCGACCCAGGCAACATGGGCACCTTAATCCGTACTTGTGCTGCGATGAACATTAAGTCACTGGTGGTAGTAGAAGGTGTTGACCCTTACAATCCAAAAGTAATTCAAGCAAGCGCTGGCACTATTGCCCACGTGAATATTTTTTCATGGGATTGGCAGGAAGTTTTGGAAAATAAAAAACAACTTAAACTCTATGCTTTAGTTGTTGATGGCGGAAAAAACCCGCAAACCATTAACAAAGAATTTGCATTACTCGTTATTGGCAGTGAAGCACATGGCATTCCTGAACAATGGCTTGCCGATTGCGACGAACGCATCACCATCCCTATGGCAGGAAACACTGAGAGCTTGAATGCTGCTGTTGCTGGTTCAATTGCTGCTTACGAAGTTTTTGGCAAATAAAAAACCAATCGAGACTTATACATAATTATCGCCGGTCAGCAATGGCCGGCGATATGTTCTAACGAGGAATTGACCTATGAAAAACACAGCATACAAGACATTACTTCTCCTCTGCTTAATCTTGGCAGCACCAGCATATGCCATGGAACAAAAAGTAACCTCTATCGCAGTACAACCAGCTGCTCAAAAACAACAACTAGAAAAAAAGTCATGCTGCACACGCATCATGCATCGGTTCTTTGGAGCTCCCACTCCTCAGCTCGTCATAGTAAGAACCAAACCATTGTCAACACTTACAAAAGAAAACCAACAACTGTTAGACGACATCTCAGAAATACAGAGAGAAATTCGTTGCAAAACGACATGTATAAGAATACTACTTGGAGGCCTTTTATTAGCCAATGCAGCAACAATTTACAGACTTCTGCCAAGCGCTACTTCACACACAGCACCTCAATTATCCATAATTCAATTTAAGCGTGAAAATCACATTGAAGGATATGCGCAATTGAATGCCAACGAAAAAACTATAATAAGCTGTGCCGAATTCCATGAAAAAAATAAGCACACCATACAATGTGTTTTTATAGATACTGAAACTGGCAAAGAGACACCGATACATCCAAAAATGTATCGTACGCTTAAAGATCTTTATACAAAACCATAAGCAACCCCCTTATCTCCGGGCATGTTCTTTAAGCCATGCCTTCATATAATTTGGCATGGTTAAATCATACACTGTCTTTCCCTGTTTATTGCGAATAGACCCCCGCAAAGCAAGCCCTGTAGTCTGTGCCGCCACAATTTTGCTGCAATCAACTAACGCTTGAGCTGCATTGCAATGGCCATTTTGTGCCGCAATCATGAAGGCCGTTAATCCCTCATCATTTTGTTCATTAGGATTCACTTTACTCTTTATCATGAGAAGATAGATACTTTTAGCATCGTTATTTTCTGCCGCACGCATAAGTGGCGTAAAGCCTCTATAACCCTTGAGGTGTGGATTACCACCGCTTTCTATTAACATTTTGAGCATGGATGAATCTTTGTTCTGAGCCGCAAGCATGACCGCTTTTCGCGCAAGTTCATCAGTTAATTGTTGGCGACACTCTAATGCTTTCAAAAGAAGTCCTACGATATGCACATCTCTAGCTTTAATAGCAAGCCCTATGGGTGTTTGCCCGGCACTATTTTTTGCCATGGGATCTGCCTGCGCATCTAATAAAGAACATACTATATCAGCATTAATAACAGGAAATAGATCAAAGTAGGATGACTCTGGTTGGACTGCAAGGGTAAGTGGTGTTTGTCCGTCACTATCAAATGCATTGACATCCAATGTTGTACGTTCTAACGAATTACGTACACCACCAGGCACTTGATCACGTATGCTCATGCATAAAAGCTTATGTGCAAACAATTTTAAAATATTACCAACCTTGTAGAATGGCTCCGGTTGGACTGCAAGGGTAAGTGGTATTTGTCCGTCACTATCGAATGCATTGACGTCCAATGGTGCACACTCTAACGAATTACGTACTCCACCAGACACTTTGTCGCGTATGCTCATGAATGAAAGCTTATGTGCAAACAATTTTAAAATATTACCAACCTTTTCATAGCCATCTTGATTGTGTTGGCATGGCATAATAATGCTACTTGTGCTTAGGAGCAAAGCAGCTATTCCTTTTTTTAT includes:
- a CDS encoding RNA methyltransferase, which codes for MKQIISIENMEIKSVAALKDSKERYAQGKFIAEGIRTVSTMVQKGMLPFMLYATEKLMPQAQELVADDHITLVSEQVLKKISQTTSPSGILAVFAIPKALAPHTITPGLVLANISDPGNMGTLIRTCAAMNIKSLVVVEGVDPYNPKVIQASAGTIAHVNIFSWDWQEVLENKKQLKLYALVVDGGKNPQTINKEFALLVIGSEAHGIPEQWLADCDERITIPMAGNTESLNAAVAGSIAAYEVFGK
- a CDS encoding ankyrin repeat domain-containing protein, coding for MNAYFLQSVAVIALCSFSCLRAMESEAKSKDLTVLTQAMQAHANRNFPAAVLKKDYRDMRRLLRAKADPNVKDESGNTPLILAAEKNDSKCIEFLLGKNAAINHQNHDGNSAIMVAVSERKYFSACALLQKGSAVDCTLKNKNGHTVGDLARTRTFRELFEEYAELLMVETITDHQR
- a CDS encoding ankyrin repeat domain-containing protein, with amino-acid sequence MKNMVRRMLVVGLLLSSCVAHESIARSEYKKKTKDSADVRLLKAAELGDVKAMRKALKAGASLEARKAKEDNRTALMLAALKKHHEAVDFLIEQGADVNAVDAYGCSALVKAGYIGDAYIVDALLKADACVACVNKYGETALMNAAEYGHVAAVKRLLKAGANPAAKTDKGKTALDLAKDPAIITLLQKSN
- a CDS encoding ankyrin repeat domain-containing protein; translation: MYIKKGIAALLLSTSSIIMPCQHNQDGYEKVGNILKLFAHKLSFMSIRDKVSGGVRNSLECAPLDVNAFDSDGQIPLTLAVQPEPFYKVGNILKLFAHKLLCMSIRDQVPGGVRNSLERTTLDVNAFDSDGQTPLTLAVQPESSYFDLFPVINADIVCSLLDAQADPMAKNSAGQTPIGLAIKARDVHIVGLLLKALECRQQLTDELARKAVMLAAQNKDSSMLKMLIESGGNPHLKGYRGFTPLMRAAENNDAKSIYLLMIKSKVNPNEQNDEGLTAFMIAAQNGHCNAAQALVDCSKIVAAQTTGLALRGSIRNKQGKTVYDLTMPNYMKAWLKEHARR
- the tgt gene encoding tRNA guanosine(34) transglycosylase Tgt; the protein is MTQFSFKILHKSSKSRARVGIINTPHGIIETPGFVAVGTNATLKAVDSTMVESLGLQLMFCNTYHLILQPGPNTIKKAGGLHKFIKRSGPIITDSGGFQVFSLAYGTVNDELKSKGQKKHDGSVIKINEDGVLFRSYRNGDAVLLTPESSVQAQKDLGADIIIPLDELPPYHIDPRKLVESLHRTHRWETRSLNTHLANPNNQAMYAVIHGGIDPALRSKSCEYLTKLEFDGFAVGGSLGKTREDMFTMLAHTMPQLPTDKPNHLLGIGDLLSLEQCIKEGVDTFDSSHPTRCARHGLVFTKRGNLKILNSGNKELFRPIEDDCTCMVCQNYTVAYIHHLFKAKEMVAYSLATIHNLHFMIQLMADYRRKILEGEL